GTTTGGTGGGGGTTTTCTCTGCACGACATCATATGCCATAAtgttgttttgtgatttttatttttttttcacccagcACCGTGTCTTAAATTCTCTGGATATCGGGGGTCTACCTCTGTTTAACTGTCATCTGCTATTCCGGAGTCTGGGTGTCTGGAAATGCACAAAGTCCACCACTCCCCCCATCGAGGGGCATTTAGACAGTGAATATTACCATACGTGACCTGTGCCGATGTACGTGCTGCTCCAACGTGGGTTCgtagaagggaggaaaggagtgAAGCTTTGAAGTTGTAGGCAGTATTGCCAGATCGTCCAAAATGCTGTGGCCACTTCCATTCTCTCCAGGGATGTTAGCAAAGCGTTTACTTCCACTCGCCATCATCAACGCTGCGTATGGTTAACCTCTTACATTTTGACTATGAGTGAGATCGAACAACTTtcctttttgtattattatttatttatttatattttttaagcttttatttttaagcaatcctttatacccaatgtggggcttgaatttatttatttatttttttgtatatttttttattggacttcgatttgccaacatacagcacaacacccagtgctcatcctgtcaagtgcccccctcagtgcccgtcacccagtcaccgcatcccccccgcccacctccccttccactaccccttgttcgtttcctagggttaggagtctctcatgttctgtcgaACAACTTTCCTTATGTTTAAtgatcattttttatcttttctaagtattttctttgCACACTTTTTATTGGgctatatatctttttcttactgatttttgagTTCTGTGTTTGGGGTATCAATCTTATTCTATCatatgattttgttcatttttttttaagatttttttaaaaatttatttattcatagagacacacacagaggcagagacacaggaagagggagaagcaggcaccatgcagagagcctgacgtgggactcgatgcagggtccccaggatcacgtcctaggccgaaggtggcactaaaccactgagccaccagggctgccctgttcatTATTTTCTAAACTTGTTTCAGACTCAAGTTGTCCTAAGATAATTGGAGTAAAGTAAATGTAGTCAAGTATGAGGTCAAACATTGGCAAGATTTGTTCACCAcggtgtcatttttttttttttttttttgtcacagtGTGTCTTAGCCTTAGGCAGTTGCCATCTTTCCATAAACCTTTGgtataaagaagaacaaaatttccAGTAAACACAAAGAACGGGTGGTTGATTATCTTTAATCTTCTATCTTTTAGGGTGGATACTTTAAGAAAAGCATTGGTGTTTCAAATCTCTTTTGATATTGAAATAGAAGATAAAGGGATTAGAAATGTTTCTCAgttatttcttattaatttactGTTCCAAGAATCCAATACCAGTCAGTGTATAATGAGATATCCCTTCAGTTTGATTAGTCATTGCTTATCAAGCGGTACCTTAAATAgcaagaagttatttttttcaaatgtgttcaGAAGTTGTAGAAATCACACAGGGGTGTGACAGTTTATTAATACACGAGGGCCCGGGTTGCCTCCAGagtattttcttatattgaaAGACTCAAAAATATTCAGCAGCTTGGAGCAACAGGACAGCAGCAAAGATGGCAGAGCAGAGACTACACGGGTGCTCAGTGAAATGCAGCCCCGGACCACCTGGTACAGTGTCTGCAACATGCTGAGACCTCAATGGCGCTCTAGAGAACTCACTCCCCTGGTCCTCAGGGGAATGCTGCATCCTCACATACAGGGGAAGACAGGAAAGCTTAGAGAAaccaggatttttgttttgttttgttttaaggtcaCACGGCTAACAGGTTGCAGGACCTGCGTTGGTAGCTGCTGTGCCACATTACCTCTCCCAATGCTATCTCAAAGCAGAAACGTGAAATCCTGTAATAGAAAACCGGTCCTGAAAAGGGGAGTTAAATATCTAGTCATGAGCTGTTCAAAAGAAGGATCGAGAAGCCATCCCGTAGTGCACTGGCCACAAATTAGTTATTTCAGTCTGTTAACTTTTCTATCAGGTTTTTTGCTTTCATGAGGCATGATGTACGTATCCGGTGACATCATCACCATTTCATAGACTGTATTAACAGGACGTAGTTTCGACCTCTTTTTGAAGTCGCTGGCCCTCTAGGGTAAAGCCATCCAGACCCGTAGGCACTAGGCACACGTAGCTGTTGCCTTGCCATGGGGGTAATCGAGTCACAGCATAGAACTCAGTTCCTCAGCAGCCCCAGCCATGTCCCAAGTGCCAAACAGCTGTGTGTGGTCCATCTAGAATGTTCCccgggggcgcctggctggcctgggccctggggacgTTGGTCCCGTGTGGCCCAGCATGGCCCAGCGCGTCTGCACTTGCCTTCCTGGTGCGCTGCTCAGCCCCCAGAGAATCTGGCAGCGCCTGCGGTCTGTTTGGGTCGGGTCCCTGCGTCACTTGGGCCACAAGCTAGGGTTAACTGTGGTTGGAGAGTGAGACAGTGGGCTTTCGGTGGGCTCCCCATGCTCTCCCCACACTTGCGCCCAGTCGCGCTGCCCGCCTGCCGGTGTGGCACAGCAGCAGCCGGGGGCCGGGTGGTCACGGCACGCTCTCTCTCCCAGTCTTTCAAGGATTCCTGCCGAACATTCTACCAAGCCGAGATGGAAGAGCTCGACTTCTTGAGCGCCTGCGAGCAGTCCAGGGAACACATCAACCACTGGGTGGCCGGAAGGACAGAAGGTGAAGACGCGTGGTGGCTCTGTCCTCAGAGTGTCCCCCCGGCCTCGCCGGCCGCCCCTTCACAAGGCCACCAACACCTAAACGAGGCTGACGCCTCTCTCCAAGGAACGCAGCACCCAGACTCTGCCTCTGACGTATCACCAGCCTGTGCCCACTTTCTCTagctcttccctcttctccttaaCGAGTCTGTGAGGCCTCTCAGTAATCCATACGCCTCTTCTAGAACAATCTGTCCTGGTGGCCCTGGTGTTAACACATAGTCTGTCTTTTCACAAACTCCATAAAGAGGAGGACAGATCCGGGCCttccgccgcccgcccgcccagcATTGCTTGCGCTGCGCCGACCACCGTGCGTGATTGTGGGGCACCCGGTGGAGCCCTCGTCCTCCTGCAGCTCAGAGTTTGAGCTCTTCTGGGCACTCGCTGCTGCCTCTCAGCTTCCTGACGCTCCCTCAGATTCCTCTCTTTGGTCACGGGCACCACGCATTCCTCTCGGTCTCACTTGCGGCGAGTTCATCGCGCACTTCAGGTTTTGTTCAAGTGATGCCATTGCTCTTATCAGGGCTTTTCTAATAGAGGCTCTGGTGCTGCTGTTGTTTTAAGGACCAGAGTCTCCCTACGTGGTTATATCTGGGGACACCGAACTCCTCTTATCTACCTCACAAGAGGATGGCCCAATTTAAATATTGTGCCTGACGCATGCCTCAGGAAATGTCTTTCCTAAATTTAAATGCCAGTGAGTCAGCTTACAGCGTTGTATTAGCTTGGGACACACAAGATAGTGCCTCAGCCCCTCCGCACGGTCCTCCATGCTCCTCAGGGTGAGGGCCCTCCTGAGTCCCCTTCACCTCGTTCACCCCTCCCCTGCCAAGGCCCCCTCTGGtcaccaccagtttgttctctagagttgagtgtgtttctcctttctcgctttgtctctccctccccaccctcctccctcgtTTGTTtcgtttcttagattccacacaAGAGCCAGATCACGGGGTGTTTGCCTCTCTCCAGCCATTGGGAGGTCCTTTCAGCTCACTGGTTCTTTCATTCTACTTTTCAGGTAAAATTGTGGACCTGCTGTCTCCAGGTTCAGTTGACCCAGGGACTAATCTGATTCTCGTGAATGCCATCTATTTCAAAGGAAACTGGGATAAACAGTTTAACAAAGAGCAGACCACGGAGAGGCCATTTAAAGTCAGCAAGGtatggacagcccaggtggctcagcggtttagcatcgccttcagcggggggtgtgatcctggggactcgggatcgagtcccacatcaggctccccgcgtggaggctgcttctccctctgcctgtgtctctgcctctctctctctctctctctctctgtgtctctcatgaataaataaataaaatcttaaaaaaaaaaaggccagcaaGGTGAATATATTGGAATGACGAAGGAGTAATGTGCTTCCTGCACGGCCTTGGGTGCCAGCAGCCAGGCTCCCCGGTGTGcctcctcatcgggctccctagGCCCCTGCCAGACTGTTGCCAGGTGTTCTGTCTTATCACACATCCTGTGTCAGTTGTCAGGCGAAGGGCTCTCTTGGCTTCCTGAGCGTTTGAGGTTTAAACTCCAGAGTATGATGTATGAGGCTTATTGTATAGCTGGATCCTGCCCATTTGTCCCCGTTTCTCTACGTGCCCAGCGGTACCTGTGTGCCCTTCCTTCCCAGCAGCGTCTGGAAGCCCCCCCTGCAGGGACGTCTGTCTGCAGTCTTCTTTGGATAATAAGGATAGCAAACACTCAGtttggtttaaaaacaaacaaacagggcagcccgggtggctcagcggtttagcgctgccttcagcccagggcatggtcctggagacccgggatcaagccacgtcgggctccctgcatggagcctgcttctccctctgcctgtgtctctgcctctctctcactctgtctctcatgaataaataaataaaatcttaaaaattaaaaaaaaaaaaaaagcaaacagacatGTATGTAGGGTAGACAGCAAGCAGAGTATCTCCAGTCTTGAAGATACTATCTGCTGGTGGCTTTATATCTTTTCTGTCACTGAATTTAGTGtattctttcccccctttttttttttacttaccttTCATTTTAGAGGTTTTTGCACATATATCTGAGTAGACAAACTAGACCATGCACCCTATTTTTGATCGTTGACCATGActtagatcttctaagcagacgTGAGCCTGAACTTCCAGTCTCTCAAGAAATATATTTCCCTTTGAGCTTTATTGTGAAAGAAACAGCCCTGTTTTCACCCCGGGGAGATTATTTCTCtccttgaaattaatttttaacaaggTGTGTCTTAGGGCCTGATTTATAGAAAGTTCATCTCCCCTCGCAGAGGCCTGcgggcaggtgggcagagagTGGGGCTGCCTGGGAAGCAGCTGTCttctgtgcctggcacacggcCTTGTGCCCTGGCCACACTCACAGCACACACACCGCACCCCCCCCTCATGCGGgcgggaggaagggaaaggacgAAGGGTGACAGCAGACGCCGCCTCCTGCCTCCTTCGGGGCTCTGACCtcttattcagagagagaaaccTGCCTTCTGTATCTCGCAGGCCCCCATTATGTCGTGTGGCTGCTGCGGGCTGCAGGGAGGTGGGGACTTCCAGCTGGCTTCCTAATCTCTCCAGTGGAGAAAGGCAAAAGGAGCGCAGTTGAGCACAGCAGCCTATGGTGCTGGGGCTTTGTGCCTGAAAGTAAACAGATTTTGAGttcatatagattttttaaattcctatgtTTTGAAGTACAATGGAGCTTATCTCCACAATTGTATATGTAATGAATCATTCAATTATAGAGACTGGATCATTTTATGTTATGAGACTGGGGTCTTTGGGCTCCGGGTGGGTAGAAGAAATTGCCTCagccaggggtcagcaaactgcaGCAAACCCAGCTTTGGcctccccccctttcttttctttttttttttttaataaaactttattggaacatagccgtgctgatttatgtattttatgctGTAACCACAGGGTCGAGTAGATGGGACACAAACCGTATGGCCCATacagctgaaaatattttctgtctgGCCTGTTAGAGGAAAAGCGCGCTGATGGCTGGCCCTGGAGGTGGACAGGGcgctgagggaggaggaggcaggtgtggctgaGGCCGGTGCAGGTGCACCTTGGAGGGCACAggtgaaaagaaacagaagtgtCTTCCATTTATGACCCCGAGTCACGTGCTGCCCCGAAGGACAGGGCGTGCGGTCGCAGCAGTCGTAGGTCTTACATTCCACACAAGTCAGCGGCCCAGGAGGGCTGTTGGCTGGGATGTGCTCCCCGTCCTTACTGTGCTTTTCCCACCTCGCTGGGACACACTGGGGACAAATGCATTCTTCTCCCAGTAAGATGTGTTCGCCTGGTCCTTTGGGTCTCCTGGTGCTTCAGGGGTCCATCCCTTTATTCGGCAGATGCTGGTGGAGGGCCAGGCACGGGGCTGTCGCGGTGTGGGCAAAGCCAGTGCACACCCCTCTCGTCTTCCTGGGGCGAGACAGTGAGCACACGCGGGAAAACCGGAGTCACGGAGGAAGGATGCAGCCCGTGGCTGGGGTGCAGGTTCAGGTTGTGgccctcactgagcaaggagcacaGCGATGCCAGGGCGTGTGCCGTCCAGGTTCTGGGCTCAGGCTCATTGGGCAGACATGGAGCAGGCTGGGTTTGCCCTGGAACCATTGGGGGCCCCTGTGACTAgagcagacaggcagagacagacgGGAGCCGAGGGCACGGGGACGAGCTCTTGTCACCGTCATCGTAGGCCCCCTAAGGACTTCAGCTTTTTTACTCCCTTGGAGTAGAGGGGGAGCCGCAGAGAGGTGTTCGACCAAAGACTGGCTTGATCCCATTTATGTTAATATTTCGAAAGTCTTGCCAATATGGTTTGCTATTGAGTCCGTTGTGGCGTGAAAGTCCAGAGTCAGGGATACTCCACAGAGGTTTTGGCAATGGGATGAATGGCGTTGCCATCACCTGAGATGGGGAAAGTTGTAGATGGAGCAGACTTGGAAGGGACTGTCAGGAGCCCAGTGTGATGTGTGACGTTGGAGGTCTCTTTAGTGTCCAAATGCAGGTGCCAGATATGCAGGAAGATCTATGGGAGCGTGACCTATCTGGGCAAGCCTAGAAggctagaaatataaatttggggaTTCTGTTTAAAGTCACatttttggggacacctgggtggctcagcggtggagcatctgcctttggctcagggtgtgaccccggggtcccgggatcgagtcccatgtcgggctccctgcatggagcctgcttctccctcggccttggtctctgcctcttgctctctgtctctcatgagtaaataaataaaatcttaaaaaaaataaaagtcacgaGATTGAGCTCACCAAGAGGCAGGCGCCGAGTACCCCAGATTTTGGGTTCGAGGCAAGGAGGATGGACTAGCAGAAGAGGGGGACCCATGGGGTACCCTGGAAGCCAAGGAAGTGGGTGTAGAACCCGCGCCGGCCACTTCTGGCGATTTGTCCGGCGTGTCCACAGAGTCTTGTTTCAGCTTAACGTTTATCTGTTTCCTTTATAGAATGAGAAGAAGCCTGTGCAAATGATGTTTAAGAAATCTACCTTTCAAATGACCTATATAGGAGAAATATTCACCAAAATTCTGGTGCTTCCCTATGTGGGCAGAGAGCTGAACATGATCATCATGCTTCCAGATGAAAACATCAGTTTGAAGACGGTAAGGAGGGCCGGGCGTGGTGGTGGCGGGTGGCGTCAGGgcccggggtgggtgggggcctgCGTCTAGGGCTAGCATGACGTCCCCTCCTGCCCTGGTCCCCTGCGGGGCGGCACCCTTCCAGACCTAAAAGGGTGCGACTCCCTTGTCCTAGGTGGAGACAGAACTCACTTACGAGAAGTTCACGGAGTGGACGCGGCCGGACATGCTGGacgaggaggaggtggaggtcTTCCTGCCGAGGTTTAAGCTGGAGGCGGAGTACGACATGAAGGCCGTGCTCTGCAGCCTGGGCATGACCGACGCCTTCGAGCAGAGCAAGGCCGACTTCTCGGGGATGTCGTCCAGGGGAGACCTGTACCTGTCCAAGGTGGTGCACAAGTCCTTCGTGGAGGTCAACGAGGAGGGGACGGAGGCCGCGGCCGCCACCGCGGCCGTCATGATGCTGCGCTGCGCGAGGATCGTGCCCCGGTTCTGCGCCGACcgccccttcctcttcttcatccagCACAGCAAGAGCCGCAGCGTCCTGTTCTGCGGCCGCTTCTCGTCCCCGTGAGGAGCGCGCCCGGCGCGcagccctcccctcctgctcaccGCCCTCGCCCCAGCCTGTCGTGCCAGGTGACCCGGGCGACAATCCGAAATAAAAGGCCTAGTTGTGAAACACTGTGATGCGGGCTCCTGCGCGTGTGTGTTCTGTGCCCCACGTGCCTCGGACCTGCAGGTGCCCTTCCGGGAGCCCGGCCGGAGGGCTCTCCTCGGGGTGCAGGGCCAGCTGCCCAGAGGACGGGGACACGGCCTGGAGGAGCCGCAGGGAGGGCTCGCGACCCGGCACAGAGGCCGGGGGAGCGTGAGCCAAGTGGGCACGTGGGCACGTGGGGACGCGCGCCCCTGCCACGTGCGCACCTGCCTTCCTGCGCTCTCCAGTCCCAGGGTCTGGGGTCGCAGGCTCCTTGAGACGGGCGACATCCAGTTGCTCTGAGCATTTCCAGTGGCCCGGGGGTGACCAGACGGGGGGCGTGTTCCCAGTGCGGCGATGGAAGACACCTTCTGACTTGACATCGCTGGGGGAGTTGGTTTGACCACGAGTGTTGGAGAAGACGTGGCCAAGGATCCTGTGGCCACTCGTGTTGCATGCTGGGAAGGTGGTCACCGCGCTCAGTGACCCGGAGCCTCTGTGTGTGAGGCCTGGGGGGAGAGCTGGGCTGTTTCGGGGACCTCACTGGCGTCACTCGCGTTTCCCTTGCCCCGCGGAACCCAAGCCAGCAGCTTAGGTGAGCGGCGAGGCTGGGCCTGGgagcgggggagggcggggggcccTGGGGTGCTGGCTGGGCCCGGGCACCCCCGCCTGCCCACCACCTGGTGCTGCGCTCAGCACCTGGGTTTCCAGGCGTCTGTCCCCTGGGAGCAGCGCCGTCGGGTAGGAAGTCACAAAACCAACCCAGCATCCCACCTGCCGGGAGCTGCCCGGGCGAGCAGGTGCAGTGCGCGTGGAATGAACACCTGTGCTACTCCGGAGCTCTCGGGAAGGCCTTGGCGTGGCAGTCAGGGTGCCTCTGAAGGGTCCCCCGATGCACAGTCGTCATGAAAGGCACGTCCCTGAATACCGCTTGGTCCCTTGAGACGGCCCCAAGGGCATTCCCGTTCTGTCTTGCAAGGATCGACCACCAAAAGACCCCGGGGTTCGGTTCTAGGAAGCAGGTGGTTGGTCTCACCTGCTCACCAACGTTTCCCGGGCGCCCACTTGGCCCCATCGTGTTTGACGCGGACGCTGTGATCCCCAGGAGCGCCTAGCAGGGGGGCCGCGGAGGCGGGAAGGGCTAAGCCAGGAGAGCGAGCACCTGCAGCCtcccgggtggggtggggtgggcgggcGGTGCTGAGCTGCAGCGGGGTCCACGGCCCCACGTGGAACAGTGGACAGGGCCAGCTGGGCTAAGCAAGGTGGGCGAGCACCTGCAGCCTCCTGGGCGGGGTGGGCAGGGCGGTGCTGCTGAGCCGCAGCGGGGTCTGCAGGCCCCACGGCCCCACGCCAGACAGGGGACGGGACAGGGCCAGCTGCGCAGCACGGGGAGCCCACAGCGGCCCAGCCCTGGGGAAGGCTCGTGTCTCTGCTGCTGTTCTCGCATCTGAGAAAGCGGATCCGGGATCTTTCCAGCCCTGGGAGGCTCCGGGGCCGTGAACACGGGCcatgggtggggagtggggggctggGGCGCCCCCTGGGATTGCACCGTGGCTCTCAGGGGAAAGGTGTCCTGAGGGCACATGGCCAGGacgcgggggggggtggggggggggtgggcagcgaGGGGTCGCGCACCTGCCGCCCTCGTTGACACCTGCCACTggcagcctccccccaccccaccttgtgCCCGGCGCCCCTGGCAGGTGGAGACAGGAAGCAGGGCGCGGGCATCGGGGCTCCCTGGGGGTGTGACCGgaggctctggggctgggctgcACCTTGGCCTGAGCTCCCCTCCTCAGGTCGCAGGGCGTCTGAACACCTGCTCCGCAGGGCAGGACTCCGATCCGCGGCCGGTTGTCTGGAGCAGAGATCCGAAAAGCCACGGGCTCCAGGGGAGAGGAAGAGCGGCGGGAAATCTGCACTCTGATGTGTAAAGCAGGTTccaggggatccccggggggcccagtggtttggtgcccgcctttggcccgggccgtgaccctggggtcctgggattgagtcctgtgtcgggctccctacatggatctgcttctccctctgcctgggtctctgcctctctccatgtctctcatgaataaaataaataaagaaaatattaaaaaaaaaaaaaacaggttccAGGGTTATAGATGGGTTTTGCTTATTACTATTTGGAGGCatatataagaattaaaaatttttctacaatgaacttgtatttttatgaaaccaggcaaatattatttaaaaactatgtaCAGGAAAGAAAGGCTTATATTTAAACATTGTGGGATTGTGTTTGTATGGTTGGTGGGgtccattctttccttttttaaaaaaaaaatatagttatcatgctgtacattataccCTAaaggttaaattttttaaagtttcgttcattttaagattttaaaaaactttttattttatttttatttaagattttatttatttattcacaagagacacagagagaggcagagacacaggcagagagagaagcaggctccatgcagggagcctgaggcaggactcgatcccgggtctccaggatcacaccccgggctgaaggcaggcaccaaacgctgagccacccagggatcccctttaaaaaactttatataGAGAGAGGGGGAACGGAAGTGTAGAGACAGAATCCTGAAGCTGACTCCTCGTTcgccccaggacccagagatcatgacctgagcgaaccAGGAATCTGGGGTtcaaccgactgagacacccaggcaccccaaggtttatttcttatagctggaagtttgacCATTTTTATGTATCTCATTCACCCTGGCTCCAggccccacctctggcaaccaccaatttgttctttgtatcaATGAATTTGGGGTTTCCctcctttgttttaaattctctacataagtgagatcatacaatattcatctttctctgactgattttattagcataatgctctcagaGTCCATGAATGTTGTCACAAGTGAcaggacttccttcttttttatggctgaataatattcctgtgtgtgtgtgtgtgtgtgtgtgtgtgtgtgtgtatcacatttacTTTATCCATTTAGCCACTtaggctgttttctttctttcttttttttaagatttatttatttattcatgagaaacacacacacacacagaggcagagacccaggcagagggagaagcaggctccatgcagggagccccgatgtgggactcgatcctgggactccaggatcaggccctgggctgcaggcggcgccaaaccgctgcgccacgggggctgcccttaggctgttttcatgtcttggctgttgtaaaaaATACCCCAGTGGCCGAGGGATGCAGAtctctttttgagagagagagtgatttcATTTACTTTGGATAAAGTGGAATCACTGGATGACATGGTATAAACAAtctacaatcccaccaacagtgcacgaggattgccttttctctacatccttccCGACACTTGgcatttctcatctttttgacAAAAGCTACTCTAACAGTTATGAGCccatatctcattgtggttttgacattgcatttccccgatgatgggtgatgctgagcatct
The Vulpes lagopus strain Blue_001 chromosome 10, ASM1834538v1, whole genome shotgun sequence genome window above contains:
- the SERPINB6 gene encoding serpin B6 → MDTLSEANGTFAISLLKKLGEDSSKNVFFSPMSISSALSMVFMGAKGNTAAQMSQTLSLSKSGGGGDVHQGFQALLTEVNSAEARYLLRTANRLFGETSYGFLSSFKDSCRTFYQAEMEELDFLSACEQSREHINHWVAGRTEGKIVDLLSPGSVDPGTNLILVNAIYFKGNWDKQFNKEQTTERPFKVSKNEKKPVQMMFKKSTFQMTYIGEIFTKILVLPYVGRELNMIIMLPDENISLKTVETELTYEKFTEWTRPDMLDEEEVEVFLPRFKLEAEYDMKAVLCSLGMTDAFEQSKADFSGMSSRGDLYLSKVVHKSFVEVNEEGTEAAAATAAVMMLRCARIVPRFCADRPFLFFIQHSKSRSVLFCGRFSSP